A part of Myxococcus landrumus genomic DNA contains:
- a CDS encoding SDR family oxidoreductase, with product MSASSPTLLVTGASGQLGRRVVELLLESHRGPLIVTTREPAKLADLAARGVVVRKADFDDAASLDAAFAGAQRLLLISTDALDVPGRRITQHKNAVEAARRSGVRHIVYTSLTRPEPDSPVTIARDHWATEQTLEKSGLGFTVLRNNFYADLLLHSLPRAVATGQLIAATGTGATAFVTREDCARIAVAALASDFDGKRTLDVTGPAAVSHEELARLVSKLSGRPVQYLAVDAASLTAGMVSHGLPAPLAEAIASFDVAVAEGRMDKTSPAVAELTGGAPASISSFLEKHQEALKAAAH from the coding sequence ATGTCCGCCTCCTCCCCCACCCTGCTCGTCACTGGAGCTTCCGGTCAGCTCGGCCGCCGCGTCGTGGAGCTCCTGTTGGAGTCCCACCGAGGTCCCCTCATCGTCACCACCCGAGAGCCCGCGAAGCTCGCGGACCTGGCGGCGCGAGGTGTCGTCGTGCGCAAGGCCGACTTCGACGATGCCGCCTCTCTCGACGCCGCGTTCGCGGGCGCACAGCGGCTGCTGCTCATCAGCACGGACGCGCTCGACGTTCCCGGGCGTCGCATCACCCAGCACAAGAACGCCGTGGAGGCCGCGCGCCGCTCGGGAGTCCGGCACATCGTCTACACGTCCCTCACCCGCCCGGAGCCGGATTCCCCCGTCACCATCGCCAGGGACCACTGGGCGACGGAGCAGACGCTGGAGAAGAGCGGACTGGGCTTCACCGTGCTGCGCAACAACTTCTACGCGGACCTGCTGCTGCACAGCCTGCCCAGGGCCGTGGCGACGGGTCAGCTCATCGCCGCCACGGGTACGGGGGCCACCGCTTTCGTCACGCGCGAGGACTGCGCTCGCATCGCCGTGGCGGCGCTCGCCTCGGACTTTGATGGGAAGCGCACGCTGGATGTCACGGGACCCGCGGCGGTGAGCCACGAGGAGTTGGCGCGGCTCGTCAGCAAGCTGTCTGGCCGCCCCGTGCAGTACCTCGCCGTGGATGCCGCGAGCCTCACCGCGGGAATGGTGTCCCATGGCCTGCCCGCGCCCTTGGCGGAGGCCATTGCCTCGTTCGACGTGGCGGTGGCCGAGGGGCGCATGGACAAGACGTCTCCCGCTGTCGCGGAGCTCACGGGTGGAGCCCCTGCCAGCATCTCGAGCTTCCTGGAGAAGCATCAGGAGGCCCTCAAGGCGGCGGCGCACTGA
- a CDS encoding imelysin family protein, with amino-acid sequence MKRMSLPLRLAFAPALLSGALFLGGCGDDAEPCCDSPDSKINSELIITFADQVVVPTYAKLATRLTELDAACKALATAPSAEKLNAAKQAWQAARVPWEQSEGFLFGPVSGGYDPAMDSWPLNLADLDKVLTNGDTLTPEYMGNLENSQKGFHTVEFLIFGDGGTKTVGQLTPRESDYLLATSAELKRVATVVHALWTQPSDGNPPFRDTLTTAGKAGNTAYPSIHAAAQEIGDGIIAILDEVANGKIADPFDAGDPNLVESQFAYNSLSDFTNNIRSVENVYLGHLQGETKKGTSLQDVVGVGSALDVKIRGQIAASITALAAVPEPFRESINNAAAADKIRAAQTAIRTLLETFQGEVKPLLTK; translated from the coding sequence ATGAAGCGCATGTCCCTGCCCCTCCGCCTGGCGTTCGCGCCGGCGCTGCTGTCCGGAGCCCTGTTCCTCGGTGGCTGCGGTGACGACGCGGAACCGTGCTGCGATTCGCCCGACTCCAAGATCAACTCGGAGCTCATCATCACGTTCGCGGACCAGGTGGTCGTTCCCACCTACGCGAAGCTCGCCACGCGGTTGACGGAGCTGGACGCAGCCTGCAAGGCGCTCGCGACCGCTCCTTCCGCGGAGAAGCTGAATGCCGCGAAGCAGGCATGGCAGGCCGCGCGCGTTCCGTGGGAGCAGAGCGAAGGCTTCCTGTTCGGCCCTGTCTCGGGTGGCTATGACCCCGCGATGGACAGCTGGCCCCTGAACCTCGCGGACCTCGACAAGGTGCTCACGAACGGCGACACCCTCACGCCCGAGTACATGGGCAACCTCGAGAATTCGCAGAAGGGATTCCACACGGTGGAGTTCCTCATCTTCGGCGATGGCGGCACCAAGACGGTGGGGCAGCTCACGCCGCGTGAGTCCGACTACCTCCTGGCGACTTCGGCGGAGCTCAAGCGTGTGGCCACGGTGGTGCACGCCCTCTGGACTCAGCCCTCCGACGGCAATCCGCCGTTCCGCGACACGCTGACGACCGCGGGCAAGGCCGGCAACACCGCGTATCCGTCCATCCACGCCGCCGCACAGGAAATCGGGGATGGCATCATCGCCATCCTCGACGAAGTGGCGAACGGGAAGATCGCCGATCCGTTCGACGCGGGTGACCCCAACCTGGTGGAGAGCCAGTTCGCGTACAACTCGCTGAGCGACTTCACCAACAACATCCGCAGCGTGGAGAACGTGTACCTGGGCCACCTGCAGGGTGAGACGAAGAAGGGCACGTCGCTTCAGGACGTGGTCGGCGTGGGCAGCGCGCTCGACGTCAAGATTCGCGGACAGATTGCCGCGTCCATCACCGCGCTGGCCGCGGTCCCCGAGCCCTTCCGTGAGTCCATCAACAACGCCGCGGCGGCGGACAAAATCCGGGCGGCCCAGACGGCCATTCGCACGCTCCTCGAGACGTTCCAGGGTGAGGTGAAGCCCCTGCTCACGAAGTGA
- a CDS encoding LysR family transcriptional regulator, which yields MDLNQLALFVAVAEGASFSSAAKKLGMPKSSVSRGIAQLESSLGVQLLHRTTRRVSLSTAGQALYERVSPMLASLRKSVGELPELEEEPSGELRLTAVVDWGATLLADVITRFVVRYPAVKVDLHLDNRVVDLVAEGFDAALRLSLSPLKDSALRARRLGPLTLRLYASPSYLARRGTPRHPRELASHSWVTFRSEMPLRLAGPGDETSPVPRMGVIRCDDMFFMREALRLGAGVGFLHSLLAEPEVAEGRLVAVLPKWSMPAGSVWFVSTAERHMPRKVAAFRDFLMDALKHKPLPP from the coding sequence ATGGACCTGAACCAGCTCGCGCTCTTCGTCGCCGTCGCCGAGGGCGCCAGTTTCTCCAGCGCGGCGAAGAAGCTGGGCATGCCCAAGTCGTCGGTGAGCCGGGGCATTGCGCAGTTGGAGTCCTCGCTGGGGGTTCAGCTCCTCCATCGCACGACGCGCCGAGTATCTCTGAGCACCGCGGGCCAGGCGCTGTACGAGCGCGTGTCGCCGATGCTCGCGTCGCTGCGCAAGTCGGTGGGAGAGCTTCCCGAACTGGAGGAGGAACCTTCAGGTGAGCTGCGGCTCACGGCGGTGGTGGACTGGGGCGCGACGTTGCTCGCGGATGTCATCACGCGGTTCGTGGTGCGGTACCCCGCGGTGAAGGTGGACCTGCACCTGGACAACCGCGTGGTGGACCTGGTGGCGGAAGGATTCGACGCCGCGCTCCGGTTGTCCCTCTCTCCGCTGAAGGACTCGGCGCTGCGAGCCCGCCGCCTGGGGCCACTCACGCTGCGCCTCTACGCTTCCCCTTCGTACCTCGCGCGCAGAGGGACTCCGCGTCATCCTCGCGAGCTGGCGAGCCATTCGTGGGTCACCTTCCGCTCGGAGATGCCCTTGCGGTTGGCGGGGCCTGGAGACGAGACGAGCCCTGTTCCTCGCATGGGCGTCATCCGCTGCGATGACATGTTCTTCATGCGGGAGGCTCTACGATTGGGCGCGGGCGTCGGCTTTCTCCACTCGCTGCTCGCCGAGCCCGAGGTCGCGGAGGGGCGCCTGGTCGCCGTGCTACCGAAGTGGAGCATGCCCGCGGGGAGCGTGTGGTTCGTCTCCACCGCTGAGCGGCACATGCCCCGGAAGGTGGCGGCCTTCAGGGACTTCCTGATGGACGCGTTGAAGCACAAACCCCTGCCGCCGTGA
- the uvrB gene encoding excinuclease ABC subunit UvrB, whose protein sequence is MPEFQIVSEHQPGGDQPRAIGELTEGVLRGDRYQTLLGVTGSGKTFTMANIIANVQRPTLVIAHNKTLAAQLYGEFKALFPNNAVEYFVSYYDYYQPEAYVPSTDTFIEKDSSINDNIERMRHSATHSLRTRDDVVIVASVSCIYGLGAARSYVDLAVRVDTGGEMGRDAFMRRLVEGQYERNDMDFHRGTFRARGDTVEVFPAYEEERAVRVSFFGDEVERITEFDPLRGVTLGTLEKIVIFPASHYVAGEDVRKRALQTIRDELTDQLQTFKRENKLVEAQRLEQRTLFDLEMIEQVGYCNGIENYSRHFSGRGTGEPPPCLIDYFPRNLLVLIDESHQTVPQIGAMYRGDRARKETLVNFGFRMPSALDNRPLKFGEFEELVPQAVFVSATPSEYELQKSQGVVVEQIIRPTGLTDPEVETRPVGNQVDDLLEEVRLRVSRNERVLVTTLTKRMAEDLTEYYADVGVRVRYLHSDIDAIERTAIIRDLRKGEFDVLVGINLLREGLDIPEVSLVAILDADKEGFLRSHVSLIQTIGRAARNLNGRVIMYADSITDSMKKALEETTRRREIQRKHNEEHGITPRSVKSNITDLSEHIYDAEGGGTLPMAAEGEDDLLAAKEIKRLIEEYTRDMLSAAESMEFEKAAEYRDRVQLLKDMDLGLKPASRSLLKAPAKGKEDDAPKRGRGKGRTSRPRGRR, encoded by the coding sequence ATGCCTGAGTTCCAGATCGTCAGCGAACACCAGCCTGGAGGCGACCAGCCGAGGGCCATTGGAGAGCTCACGGAGGGCGTGCTTCGGGGCGACCGCTACCAGACCCTCCTGGGCGTCACGGGGTCGGGCAAGACATTCACCATGGCGAACATCATCGCCAACGTACAGCGGCCCACGCTGGTCATCGCCCACAACAAGACGCTGGCCGCGCAGCTCTACGGCGAGTTCAAGGCGCTCTTCCCGAACAACGCCGTCGAGTACTTCGTCTCGTACTACGACTACTACCAGCCCGAGGCCTACGTTCCGTCGACGGACACCTTCATCGAGAAGGACTCGTCCATCAACGACAACATCGAACGGATGCGCCACTCGGCGACGCACTCGCTGCGCACGCGCGATGACGTGGTGATTGTGGCCAGCGTGTCCTGCATCTACGGCCTGGGCGCGGCGCGCAGCTACGTGGACCTCGCGGTGCGCGTGGACACCGGCGGTGAGATGGGGCGCGACGCCTTCATGCGCCGGCTGGTGGAAGGCCAGTACGAGCGCAACGACATGGACTTCCACCGAGGCACCTTCCGCGCGCGCGGAGACACGGTGGAGGTGTTTCCCGCCTACGAGGAGGAGCGCGCCGTGCGCGTCAGCTTCTTCGGCGACGAGGTGGAGCGCATCACCGAGTTCGACCCGCTGCGCGGCGTGACGCTGGGCACGTTGGAGAAGATCGTCATCTTCCCCGCCAGCCACTACGTCGCGGGCGAGGACGTGCGCAAGCGCGCGTTGCAGACCATCCGCGACGAGCTGACCGACCAGCTGCAGACGTTCAAGCGCGAGAACAAGCTGGTGGAGGCGCAGCGCCTGGAGCAGCGCACGTTGTTCGACCTGGAGATGATTGAGCAGGTCGGCTACTGCAACGGCATCGAGAACTACTCGCGGCACTTCTCGGGTCGCGGCACGGGCGAGCCGCCCCCGTGCCTCATCGACTACTTCCCGCGCAACCTGCTCGTCCTCATCGACGAGAGCCACCAGACGGTTCCGCAGATTGGCGCGATGTACCGGGGCGACCGCGCGCGCAAGGAGACGCTGGTCAACTTTGGCTTCCGCATGCCCAGCGCCCTGGACAATCGCCCGCTGAAGTTCGGCGAGTTCGAGGAGCTGGTGCCGCAGGCGGTGTTCGTCTCCGCCACGCCGTCCGAGTACGAGCTGCAGAAGTCCCAGGGCGTGGTGGTGGAGCAGATCATCCGCCCCACGGGCCTGACGGACCCCGAGGTGGAGACGCGTCCGGTGGGCAACCAGGTGGACGACCTGCTCGAGGAGGTCCGCCTGCGTGTCAGCCGCAACGAGCGTGTCCTCGTGACGACGCTCACCAAGCGCATGGCGGAGGACCTCACGGAGTACTACGCCGACGTGGGCGTGCGCGTGCGCTATCTGCACTCGGACATCGACGCGATTGAACGCACCGCCATCATCCGCGACTTGCGCAAGGGCGAGTTCGACGTGCTGGTGGGCATCAACCTCCTGCGTGAAGGTCTGGACATCCCCGAGGTGTCGCTGGTGGCCATCCTCGACGCGGACAAGGAAGGCTTCCTGCGCAGCCACGTGTCGCTCATCCAGACCATCGGCCGCGCCGCGCGCAACCTGAATGGCCGCGTCATCATGTACGCGGACTCCATCACCGACTCGATGAAGAAGGCGTTGGAGGAGACGACGCGCCGGCGCGAAATCCAGCGTAAGCACAATGAGGAGCACGGCATCACCCCGCGCTCGGTCAAGAGCAACATCACCGACCTCTCCGAGCACATCTACGACGCGGAGGGCGGTGGCACGCTGCCCATGGCGGCCGAGGGCGAGGATGACCTGCTTGCCGCCAAGGAGATCAAACGGCTCATCGAGGAATACACCCGGGACATGCTCAGCGCGGCGGAGTCGATGGAGTTCGAGAAGGCCGCCGAGTACCGGGACCGGGTGCAGTTGCTCAAGGACATGGACCTGGGGCTGAAGCCCGCCTCGCGCTCGCTGCTCAAGGCCCCCGCCAAGGGCAAGGAGGACGATGCTCCCAAGCGCGGGCGGGGCAAGGGCCGGACGTCGCGCCCCCGAGGACGTCGCTAG
- a CDS encoding M28 family peptidase, protein MKRLLPLVLALSSTSALAQRVPLSTPAEKAASASIDAEVLRAHIRFLAHDLLEGRGPGTRGDALGQAYIASQLEALGLKPAGTDGTFFQPFDLVGITSHPKAMSIRAPQGGLDLKFHEDFIAVSGVQSPEASLESSELVFVGYGIQAPEYAWDDFKGMDLRGKTLLVLNSDPEDDPRIFAGRTRLWYGRWDYKYEQAAKVGAAGAIILHTTASAGYPWQVVQSSWTGEQFELPEASGPRLQVKGWATEDATRRVLRLAGRDLEVLREAARSRDFQPVPLGVTVSTRFATEVRRRPTGNVLALLPGSDPKLSQEVVLYSAHHDHLGMKDGGRGGEDTLYNGALDNAAGVSAMLAVARAYRALPQPPRRSILFAAVAAEEQGLLGSQYLAEHPPVPAGRIAANVNIDGANIHGRTRDITVIGLGKSNLDSLITSLAKTQNRVVKADQLADRGFFYRSDQFNFARRGIPAAYFGSGMDFIGRPEGWGRLQREAWEAKHYHQPSDELRPEWDMSGAVEDARLFFLLGAHVARAPELPRWNKGDEFEAARLAALEALKAPRPEPTEGASK, encoded by the coding sequence ATGAAGCGCCTGCTGCCCCTGGTCCTGGCCCTGTCGTCGACGTCCGCCCTCGCGCAGCGCGTGCCGCTCTCCACGCCCGCGGAGAAGGCCGCCTCGGCGAGCATCGACGCGGAGGTCCTTCGCGCCCACATCCGCTTTCTCGCGCATGACCTGCTCGAAGGCCGAGGCCCGGGCACGCGAGGCGATGCGCTGGGGCAGGCCTATATCGCCTCGCAACTGGAGGCGCTGGGCCTGAAGCCCGCGGGGACGGACGGCACGTTCTTCCAGCCCTTCGACCTGGTGGGCATCACCAGCCATCCGAAGGCGATGTCCATTCGCGCGCCGCAGGGCGGCCTGGACTTGAAGTTCCACGAGGACTTCATCGCCGTCTCCGGTGTGCAGAGCCCGGAGGCGAGCCTCGAATCCTCCGAGCTCGTCTTCGTGGGCTACGGCATCCAGGCACCCGAGTATGCGTGGGATGACTTCAAGGGGATGGACCTGCGCGGCAAGACGCTGCTCGTCCTCAACAGCGACCCGGAGGACGACCCGCGCATCTTCGCGGGACGCACGCGTCTCTGGTACGGCCGCTGGGATTACAAGTACGAGCAGGCCGCGAAGGTGGGCGCGGCGGGCGCCATCATCCTCCACACCACGGCCAGCGCGGGCTATCCGTGGCAGGTCGTTCAGTCGTCGTGGACGGGCGAGCAGTTCGAGTTGCCCGAGGCCTCGGGTCCTCGCCTTCAGGTGAAGGGATGGGCCACGGAGGACGCCACGCGGCGCGTGCTGCGGCTTGCGGGCAGGGACCTGGAGGTGTTGCGCGAGGCGGCTCGTTCGCGTGACTTCCAGCCGGTGCCGCTGGGAGTGACGGTGTCCACGCGCTTCGCCACCGAGGTGCGGCGCCGGCCCACCGGGAACGTGTTGGCCTTGCTGCCTGGCAGCGACCCGAAGTTGTCCCAGGAGGTGGTGCTCTACAGCGCGCACCATGACCATCTGGGCATGAAGGACGGGGGCCGTGGCGGCGAGGACACCCTCTACAACGGCGCGCTCGACAACGCGGCGGGTGTGTCCGCGATGCTGGCGGTGGCGCGGGCCTATCGCGCGCTTCCGCAGCCGCCTCGTCGCTCCATCCTCTTCGCCGCGGTGGCCGCGGAGGAGCAGGGGCTCCTGGGCTCGCAATACCTCGCCGAGCATCCGCCTGTTCCAGCCGGACGCATCGCGGCCAACGTCAACATCGACGGTGCCAACATCCACGGCCGCACGCGCGACATCACCGTCATCGGTCTGGGCAAGTCGAACCTCGACAGCCTCATCACCTCGTTGGCGAAGACGCAGAACCGCGTGGTGAAGGCGGACCAGCTCGCGGACCGGGGCTTCTTCTACCGCTCCGACCAGTTCAACTTCGCGCGCCGGGGCATTCCCGCCGCGTACTTTGGCAGCGGCATGGACTTCATCGGCCGGCCCGAGGGGTGGGGCCGCCTGCAGCGCGAGGCCTGGGAGGCGAAGCACTACCACCAGCCGTCCGACGAGCTGCGTCCGGAGTGGGACATGTCGGGGGCCGTGGAGGATGCCCGCCTCTTCTTCCTCCTGGGCGCGCATGTGGCCCGCGCTCCGGAGCTGCCTCGCTGGAACAAGGGCGACGAGTTCGAAGCCGCCCGCCTGGCGGCACTCGAGGCCCTCAAGGCACCTCGGCCCGAGCCGACGGAGGGCGCGTCGAAGTAG
- a CDS encoding DUF507 family protein, with protein sequence MRLYPKVIPIISREAIQQLMQDGDIEVEPMRVADAEMDLSAIMREYLANEERVNQATREALERRGYDYSKFNQVKREMADVRGFKMGDEGIEYVINQMIEFLLISRNVEEVFSADTSLRQKIFAVMKRHLDVDDEIDKEARSRLKHLQEGTSAFDIEYNKTVEQIRRARGLI encoded by the coding sequence ATGAGGCTGTATCCGAAGGTGATCCCGATCATCTCGCGAGAGGCGATTCAGCAGCTCATGCAGGATGGGGACATCGAGGTGGAGCCGATGCGCGTGGCGGACGCCGAGATGGACCTCTCCGCCATCATGCGTGAGTACCTCGCGAACGAAGAGCGTGTGAACCAGGCGACGCGCGAGGCACTGGAGCGTCGTGGGTATGACTACTCGAAGTTCAACCAGGTGAAGCGCGAGATGGCGGACGTCCGCGGCTTCAAGATGGGCGACGAGGGCATCGAGTACGTCATCAACCAGATGATTGAGTTCCTGCTCATCAGCCGGAACGTCGAAGAGGTGTTCTCGGCGGACACCTCCCTGCGGCAGAAGATTTTCGCGGTGATGAAGCGGCACCTGGACGTCGATGACGAAATCGACAAGGAGGCTCGCTCCCGCCTGAAGCATCTGCAGGAGGGCACCAGCGCCTTCGACATCGAGTACAACAAGACGGTGGAGCAGATCCGCCGCGCTCGAGGTCTCATCTAG
- a CDS encoding di-heme oxidoreductase family protein, with the protein MRRAAMWGALLLWTAGCGEEAPGVPFAPPRAGGATTIDNRSSLAFMQPANNLLPENDRPHRDGDAAFAAIFVPAPSRINPGLGPTFNNDSCNNCHLRNGRGLPVMGHSLQRTQLLVRVSLPNGTPDHPRGAVPVPGLGFQVQDRATVGIAPEASLSLSWVEHAGQYPDRAQYTLRSPRVRIVPTDGSALPPDMLMSLRLPPPVFGLGLLEAVPVETLRSLEDPDDRNGDGISGRMNEVWDVATRTLVPGRFGWKANSPTLVQQSAEAYFNDMGLTTPLFPEADGTHEVSADVLQAAVFYSQSLGVPARTFLDDPTVQRGEKLFRKLGCEACHRETLETGAHPVEEVSWQRIHPYTDMLLHDLGPELADGRPDGAATGTEWRTPPLWGLGLTQTVLPYSTFLHDGRARTLEEAILWHGGEALSARDGFRALSNDERGAVLKFLGSL; encoded by the coding sequence ATGCGACGTGCCGCGATGTGGGGAGCCTTGCTGCTGTGGACAGCCGGCTGTGGAGAGGAGGCACCGGGTGTGCCCTTCGCACCACCGCGTGCGGGCGGGGCCACCACCATCGACAACCGCTCGTCGCTGGCGTTCATGCAGCCGGCGAACAACCTCTTGCCGGAGAATGACCGCCCACACCGGGACGGAGACGCGGCCTTCGCGGCGATATTCGTGCCGGCCCCCTCGCGCATCAACCCAGGGTTGGGGCCCACGTTCAACAACGACTCCTGCAACAACTGCCACCTGCGCAATGGGCGCGGCCTGCCGGTGATGGGCCATAGCCTCCAACGCACCCAGCTCCTCGTGCGAGTGAGCTTGCCCAACGGAACCCCGGACCATCCACGGGGCGCTGTTCCCGTCCCGGGCCTCGGGTTCCAGGTGCAGGACCGCGCCACCGTCGGCATCGCTCCGGAAGCAAGCCTCTCCCTCTCCTGGGTGGAGCACGCGGGCCAGTATCCCGATAGGGCGCAGTACACGCTCCGCTCGCCGCGCGTGCGCATCGTCCCCACGGATGGCTCCGCGCTTCCGCCCGACATGCTCATGTCACTGCGCCTGCCGCCCCCCGTCTTCGGGCTGGGGCTGCTCGAGGCGGTGCCTGTCGAAACACTGCGCTCGCTCGAGGACCCGGACGACCGGAACGGCGACGGCATCTCCGGGCGGATGAACGAAGTCTGGGATGTGGCGACTCGCACACTCGTGCCCGGACGCTTTGGATGGAAGGCGAACAGCCCCACCCTCGTTCAGCAATCCGCCGAGGCCTACTTCAACGACATGGGCCTGACGACCCCACTCTTCCCGGAGGCGGACGGGACGCATGAGGTCTCCGCGGACGTGCTCCAGGCCGCCGTCTTCTATTCGCAGTCGCTGGGCGTGCCGGCACGCACATTCCTGGACGACCCGACCGTCCAGCGCGGAGAAAAGCTGTTCCGCAAGCTGGGGTGTGAAGCCTGCCACCGGGAGACCCTGGAGACGGGAGCGCATCCCGTCGAGGAGGTCTCATGGCAGCGCATTCATCCGTACACGGACATGCTGTTGCACGACCTGGGACCCGAGCTCGCGGATGGGCGACCGGATGGCGCGGCCACGGGAACGGAGTGGCGCACGCCCCCGCTTTGGGGACTGGGGCTGACCCAGACCGTGCTGCCCTATTCGACCTTCCTGCACGACGGCCGTGCACGCACCCTCGAAGAAGCCATTCTCTGGCACGGTGGCGAGGCGCTGTCGGCGCGCGACGGCTTCAGGGCCTTGTCCAACGATGAGCGCGGCGCGGTCCTGAAGTTCCTGGGCTCGCTGTAG
- the uvrC gene encoding excinuclease ABC subunit UvrC: MDVKLQEKLDALPTEPGVYLMKDRRGQIIYVGKAINLRSRVRSYFTRTGDTRVFVSLLDELLGDLETVLVHNEKEALLLENELIKKHRPRFNVLLKDDKQFISLRLDRTHAYPRLEVVRKYERDGARYFGPYSSAGAIRETLRIINRFFRLRTCTDHVLANRKRPCLLFQIGRCPAPCVYPVPEDDYHRSVDEVVMFLEGKASELVEGLRLRMKRASQDLKFEEAARVRDQLQAIERSLERQKVATTDFKDQDVFALHREGDRILFYVLWVRQGRLNGGQAFPFGSQEFPNEELLASFVNLYYDQGSFVPEEVLLPLEPGDGTEGLEGLLSERKGDRVRVLVPKRGEKHELVKMAEKNAEQAFLERRRTKDETDQVLSRLQQRLSLRNFPRRMECFDISHFQGSAIVASQVAVTDGDADKSRYRKYKIKTLEKQDDFASMYEVVTRRLKRGLEEGDLPDLLVIDGGKGQLASAHAAMKDLGVETVDVVGLAKSRDLEVFDRDAERASSPERVFVVGRKDPIVLTQNSAEMFMLTRMRDEAHRFAITFQKQVLRKSRVRSALEDIPGVGEVRRKTLLRHFGSLKRVNDASIEELAEVVGPAMAERVHAGLHGHLDEEDEDPIREASLDDAQEPANEKSRGGSPHGTA, from the coding sequence ATGGACGTGAAGCTCCAGGAGAAGCTCGACGCCCTTCCCACCGAGCCCGGCGTGTACCTGATGAAGGACCGCCGGGGGCAGATCATCTACGTGGGCAAGGCCATCAACCTGCGCAGCCGCGTGCGCTCCTACTTCACGCGCACCGGCGACACGCGGGTCTTCGTGTCGCTCCTGGATGAGCTCCTGGGCGACCTGGAGACGGTGCTCGTCCACAACGAGAAGGAAGCGCTGCTTCTCGAGAACGAGCTCATCAAGAAGCACCGCCCGCGCTTCAACGTCCTGCTCAAGGACGACAAGCAGTTCATCTCGCTGCGCCTGGACCGCACCCACGCCTATCCGCGGCTGGAAGTCGTGCGCAAGTACGAGCGGGATGGGGCGCGCTACTTCGGCCCGTACTCCAGCGCGGGCGCCATTCGCGAGACGCTGCGCATCATCAACCGCTTCTTCCGCCTGCGCACGTGCACGGACCACGTCCTGGCCAACCGCAAGCGTCCCTGCCTGTTGTTCCAGATTGGTCGCTGTCCAGCACCGTGCGTCTACCCGGTGCCCGAGGACGACTACCACCGCAGCGTGGATGAAGTGGTGATGTTCCTGGAGGGCAAGGCGAGCGAGCTGGTGGAGGGCTTGCGCCTTCGCATGAAGCGCGCGTCCCAGGACCTCAAGTTCGAGGAGGCCGCGCGGGTGAGGGACCAGCTCCAGGCGATTGAACGCAGCCTGGAGCGGCAGAAGGTGGCCACCACGGACTTCAAGGACCAGGACGTCTTCGCCTTGCACCGCGAGGGCGACCGCATCCTGTTCTACGTGTTGTGGGTGCGGCAGGGCCGCCTCAACGGCGGACAGGCGTTCCCCTTCGGCAGCCAGGAGTTTCCCAACGAGGAGCTGCTCGCCTCGTTCGTGAACCTCTACTACGACCAGGGCAGCTTCGTGCCGGAGGAGGTGCTGTTGCCCCTGGAGCCTGGGGATGGCACCGAAGGACTGGAGGGCCTGCTCTCCGAGCGCAAGGGCGACCGCGTGCGCGTGCTCGTTCCCAAGCGGGGCGAGAAGCACGAGCTGGTGAAGATGGCGGAGAAGAACGCGGAGCAGGCCTTCCTGGAGCGCCGCCGCACGAAGGACGAGACGGACCAGGTGCTCTCGCGTCTTCAGCAGCGGCTGAGCCTGCGCAACTTCCCGCGCCGCATGGAGTGCTTCGACATCTCCCACTTCCAGGGCTCGGCCATCGTCGCCTCCCAGGTGGCCGTCACGGACGGCGACGCGGACAAGTCCCGTTACCGGAAGTACAAAATCAAGACGCTGGAGAAGCAGGACGACTTCGCCAGCATGTACGAGGTCGTGACGCGCCGCCTCAAGCGCGGACTGGAGGAGGGCGACCTTCCGGACCTGCTCGTCATCGACGGTGGCAAGGGCCAGCTCGCCAGCGCCCATGCGGCCATGAAGGACCTGGGCGTGGAGACGGTGGACGTGGTGGGCCTGGCCAAGAGCCGGGACCTGGAAGTGTTTGATCGCGACGCGGAGCGCGCGAGCAGTCCGGAGCGCGTGTTTGTCGTGGGGCGAAAGGACCCCATCGTCCTGACGCAGAATTCAGCGGAGATGTTCATGCTGACGCGCATGAGGGACGAGGCGCATCGCTTCGCCATCACTTTTCAGAAGCAGGTGCTGCGCAAGAGTCGGGTACGCTCGGCGCTGGAGGACATTCCAGGGGTGGGGGAGGTGCGGCGCAAGACGCTCTTGCGGCACTTTGGTTCGCTCAAGCGTGTGAACGACGCCAGCATCGAGGAGCTCGCGGAAGTCGTGGGCCCGGCGATGGCGGAGCGCGTCCATGCGGGGCTTCATGGACACCTCGATGAAGAGGACGAAGACCCCATTCGAGAAGCCTCCCTGGATGACGCTCAAGAACCCGCGAACGAAAAATCGCGGGGAGGGTCGCCGCACGGAACGGCGTGA